The proteins below come from a single Blattabacterium cuenoti genomic window:
- a CDS encoding pyridoxal phosphate-dependent aminotransferase encodes MIEESDRIKKISEYFFSIKMKEIRDLEKQGIKIINLGIGNPDLPPPSGVINKMKKASELNCANSYQISIGIDELRNSISNWYKNIYDVIIDPNEEILPLIGSKEGIMHISMCYLNKGDEVLIPNPGYPTYSSISKLLGANIIYYNLYEKNNWLPNLKVLDSMNLTKVKIMWINYPHMPTGANIDLKKLEEIISLAIKNNILLVYDNPYSCITEKYYNFLSIFNAKNSRKIALELNSLSKNYNMPGWRVGMVIGNKNFIRNILKVKSQMDSGMYYPIQMGAIEAMKNNKTKDWFIILHKEYTKRRKIIWEICDLLNIRYSKKNNSGIFVWAKLNNNDNDIMWSEKILKKYNIFITPGRVFGNNGKGYVRISICCPINILIEAKNRISL; translated from the coding sequence ATTATAGAAGAATCCGATAGAATCAAAAAAATATCAGAATATTTTTTTTCCATAAAAATGAAGGAGATTCGTGATCTGGAAAAACAAGGAATCAAAATTATTAATTTAGGAATTGGAAATCCTGATCTTCCTCCTCCAAGTGGAGTAATCAATAAGATGAAAAAAGCATCGGAATTAAATTGTGCTAATTCTTATCAAATTTCTATTGGAATCGACGAACTTCGGAATTCTATTTCTAATTGGTATAAAAATATATATGACGTTATTATAGATCCTAATGAAGAAATTTTACCTTTAATAGGATCTAAAGAGGGGATTATGCATATTAGTATGTGTTATTTAAATAAAGGTGATGAAGTACTTATCCCTAACCCAGGATACCCTACCTATTCTTCGATATCAAAATTATTAGGTGCAAATATTATATATTATAATTTATATGAGAAAAATAATTGGTTGCCTAATTTAAAAGTATTAGATTCCATGAATCTTACTAAAGTAAAGATTATGTGGATTAATTATCCTCATATGCCTACAGGAGCAAATATTGATTTAAAAAAATTGGAAGAAATTATTTCTTTAGCAATAAAAAATAATATTTTACTAGTTTATGATAATCCTTATAGTTGCATTACAGAAAAATACTATAATTTTTTAAGTATATTTAATGCAAAAAATTCTAGAAAAATAGCTTTAGAATTAAATTCTTTAAGTAAAAATTATAATATGCCTGGATGGAGAGTGGGGATGGTAATTGGAAATAAAAATTTTATTCGAAATATATTAAAAGTAAAAAGCCAAATGGATTCAGGTATGTATTATCCAATTCAAATGGGTGCAATAGAAGCTATGAAGAATAATAAAACAAAAGATTGGTTTATTATTCTTCATAAAGAATATACTAAACGTAGAAAAATTATATGGGAAATATGTGATTTATTAAATATAAGATATTCAAAAAAAAATAATTCAGGAATTTTTGTTTGGGCTAAATTAAATAATAATGACAATGATATTATGTGGTCCGAAAAAATTTTAAAAAAATACAATATATTTATTACTCCAGGAAGAGTATTTGGGAACAATGGTAAAGGCTATGTTAGGATTTCTATTTGTTGTCCGATAAATATTTTAATAGAAGCTAAAAATAGAATTTCTTTATGA
- a CDS encoding prephenate dehydratase, whose protein sequence is MKIIAIQGIKGCFHHSAVSLYFKGHDYSLMECSSFRELAFSVYKSDVDFGVMAIENTIAGTILPNYSLLSKYNLKIIGEIYMQIKHNLMAYPGQKIEEIYEIISHPMALLQCELFIDSYPSIRKISEYIDTASAARYISKNRKRGIAAIASENAAIEYGLEILHENIQTIDSNFTRFFVINKLPIKNNYSFNKASLRLKILHTIGSLSEILSFISSIGINMTKIQSIPILKRPWEYSFYIDIIFSNVNKYETMKKRIKNIPCLHNLSIMGEYKNGVNIIK, encoded by the coding sequence ATGAAAATAATAGCAATACAAGGTATAAAAGGATGTTTTCATCATTCTGCTGTTTCCTTATACTTTAAAGGTCATGATTATAGTTTGATGGAATGTTCTTCTTTTAGAGAACTAGCATTTTCTGTTTATAAATCTGATGTAGATTTTGGGGTTATGGCTATAGAAAATACTATTGCTGGGACAATACTCCCCAATTATAGTCTTCTTTCCAAATACAACTTAAAAATTATAGGAGAGATATATATGCAGATTAAACATAATTTAATGGCATATCCAGGACAAAAAATAGAAGAAATATATGAAATTATTTCTCATCCCATGGCACTTTTACAATGTGAATTATTTATAGACTCATATCCATCTATAAGAAAAATATCTGAATATATAGATACAGCTTCTGCTGCAAGATATATTTCTAAAAATAGAAAAAGAGGAATTGCAGCTATTGCATCAGAAAATGCTGCTATAGAATATGGTTTAGAAATTTTACATGAAAATATTCAAACTATAGATAGTAATTTTACAAGATTTTTTGTAATTAATAAATTACCAATTAAGAATAATTATTCGTTTAATAAAGCTTCGCTAAGATTAAAAATTTTACATACTATTGGTAGTTTATCTGAAATATTAAGCTTTATATCAAGTATCGGAATTAATATGACTAAAATTCAATCCATTCCTATCTTGAAAAGACCATGGGAATATTCATTTTATATAGATATTATATTTAGTAATGTTAATAAATATGAAACCATGAAAAAAAGAATAAAAAATATTCCTTGTCTTCACAATTTATCAATTATGGGAGAATATAAAAATGGAGTAAATATTATAAAATAA
- the rplI gene encoding 50S ribosomal protein L9, whose product MKIILKKDLENLGFLHDEIDVKPGYARNYLIPRGLAVESSLGLLKNNKEILKQRSRKEDSLIKKAHKIEKKLKDLVIKIPVKVSKDGKLFGSINNQYIMNFLSKKGIFIEKKFIRIHGKKTIKSIGKYQASIRLHRKKEFLLDFEVLVMN is encoded by the coding sequence ATGAAAATTATTTTAAAAAAAGATTTAGAAAATTTAGGGTTCTTACATGATGAAATAGATGTAAAACCGGGTTATGCAAGAAATTATTTAATCCCTAGAGGGTTAGCGGTAGAATCTTCTTTAGGATTGTTGAAAAATAATAAGGAAATTTTAAAACAACGTTCTAGAAAAGAAGATTCTTTAATTAAAAAAGCACATAAAATAGAAAAAAAGTTAAAAGATTTAGTTATAAAAATCCCCGTTAAAGTTAGTAAAGATGGAAAATTATTTGGATCTATTAATAATCAATATATTATGAATTTTTTAAGTAAAAAAGGAATTTTTATTGAAAAAAAATTTATTAGAATTCATGGAAAAAAAACGATTAAATCTATAGGAAAATATCAAGCTTCTATTCGGTTACATAGAAAAAAGGAATTTTTATTAGATTTTGAAGTATTAGTAATGAATTAA
- the rpsR gene encoding 30S ribosomal protein S18 produces the protein MIMEEKIKNEKKYKNNNKSTSTSESDLRYLSPIKIETKIEKKYCFFKKRNIKYIDYKDPTFLVKFLNAQGKILPRRITGTLKKNQNKLNSAIKRCRQIGLLPFITDDLR, from the coding sequence TTGATTATGGAAGAAAAAATAAAAAATGAAAAAAAGTATAAAAATAATAATAAATCTACATCAACATCAGAAAGTGATTTAAGATATTTATCTCCTATTAAAATAGAGACAAAAATAGAGAAGAAATATTGTTTTTTTAAAAAAAGAAATATTAAATATATAGATTATAAAGATCCTACATTTTTAGTAAAATTTCTTAATGCACAAGGTAAAATACTACCTCGTCGTATCACGGGAACTTTAAAGAAAAATCAAAATAAATTGAATTCCGCGATTAAAAGATGTAGACAAATTGGATTATTGCCATTTATTACAGATGATTTAAGATAA
- the rpsF gene encoding 30S ribosomal protein S6 gives MLRHYENIMIITPILSDDQARETVKEYKDYLIQKKGKIIHQEHWGLKKLAYPIHKKQSGCYHLFEFLLNSDLINSLELKLKQDERILRFLTVKLNKYGIQYAEIRRKKLFEKIENK, from the coding sequence ATGCTAAGACATTATGAAAATATTATGATAATTACTCCTATTTTATCAGATGATCAAGCAAGAGAAACCGTAAAAGAATATAAAGATTATTTAATTCAGAAAAAAGGTAAAATAATTCATCAAGAACATTGGGGATTGAAAAAATTAGCTTATCCTATTCATAAAAAACAAAGTGGATGTTATCATTTGTTTGAATTTTTATTAAATTCTGATTTAATTAATTCTTTAGAATTAAAATTAAAACAAGATGAAAGAATATTACGTTTTTTAACAGTTAAATTGAATAAATATGGAATTCAATATGCAGAAATTAGAAGGAAAAAACTGTTTGAAAAAATTGAAAATAAATAA
- the gltX gene encoding glutamate--tRNA ligase, producing MPSIVRVRFAPSPTGPLHLGGVRTALYNYLFAKKNKGTFILRIEDTDKKRFLSISESYILETLKWCGIEPDEGVGYGGPYTPYYQSKRGHIYQFYLNELLKKGDAYYAFDTDYELEKKRKEYKKIGLHFSYDHKVRMNLSNSLTMNKESLYDKLKNRHPYVIRFKVKPGIRLKVYDLIRGNIEINTDYLDDKILLKSDGIPTYHLANTIDDHVMKITHVLRGEEWIPSMFFHILIYKSFEWKPPLFAHLPLILKNNGKGKISKRYEKNSLDFPVLPIQWKVPNTKIYIPGYRELGYFPESFINMLALLGWNPGNDREIFSLQELIDFFSIKKITKSGIFFDKNKAIWFNKQYIKYNKKKIFIFLSKELKKRFLFNFKEDYLWKVINLTMDRIHFVNEIWKHSFYFFIPPNSYDEDFLKKIFFSKKYATKDTISRLEKVKNILNNSSSKLELINQLKFFISQLKKYNKITMQLVRLSLVGSLKGVDLFLIIEILGKKESIIRIEKLLEKIKFL from the coding sequence ATGCCAAGTATTGTACGGGTTCGTTTTGCTCCTAGTCCTACTGGACCACTTCATTTGGGTGGAGTAAGAACAGCATTATATAATTATCTTTTTGCTAAAAAAAACAAAGGAACATTTATTCTTAGAATAGAAGATACAGATAAAAAAAGATTTTTATCTATTTCTGAATCTTATATATTAGAAACTTTAAAATGGTGTGGAATAGAACCTGATGAAGGAGTTGGATATGGTGGGCCTTATACCCCTTATTATCAATCTAAAAGAGGACATATTTATCAATTTTATTTAAATGAATTATTAAAAAAAGGAGATGCATATTATGCTTTTGATACCGACTATGAACTTGAAAAAAAAAGAAAAGAATATAAAAAAATAGGATTACATTTTTCTTACGATCATAAAGTTAGAATGAACTTAAGTAATTCATTAACTATGAATAAAGAAAGTTTATATGACAAATTAAAAAATCGGCATCCTTATGTAATTCGATTCAAAGTTAAACCCGGAATTCGTTTAAAAGTATATGATCTTATTAGAGGGAATATAGAAATTAATACAGATTATTTGGATGATAAAATATTATTGAAATCAGATGGAATTCCTACATATCATTTAGCTAATACTATTGATGATCACGTTATGAAAATCACTCATGTTTTAAGAGGAGAAGAATGGATACCTTCTATGTTTTTTCATATTCTTATATATAAATCTTTTGAATGGAAACCTCCTTTATTTGCTCATTTACCTTTAATACTAAAAAATAATGGAAAAGGAAAAATTAGTAAAAGATATGAAAAAAATTCTTTAGATTTTCCTGTTTTACCTATACAATGGAAAGTTCCAAATACTAAAATTTATATTCCAGGATATAGAGAATTAGGATATTTTCCAGAATCTTTTATCAATATGTTAGCATTATTAGGATGGAATCCAGGAAATGATAGAGAAATTTTTTCTTTACAAGAATTAATTGATTTTTTTTCCATAAAAAAAATAACAAAATCAGGAATTTTTTTCGATAAAAATAAAGCTATTTGGTTTAATAAACAATATATAAAATATAACAAAAAAAAAATTTTTATTTTTCTATCAAAAGAATTAAAAAAACGTTTTCTTTTTAATTTTAAAGAAGATTACTTATGGAAAGTAATTAATTTGACAATGGATCGAATTCATTTTGTTAATGAAATTTGGAAACATTCTTTTTATTTTTTCATTCCTCCGAATTCTTATGATGAAGATTTTTTGAAAAAAATATTCTTTTCTAAGAAATATGCTACGAAAGATACAATATCTAGATTAGAAAAAGTAAAAAATATACTTAATAATTCTAGTTCTAAGTTAGAATTAATTAATCAATTAAAATTTTTCATTTCTCAATTAAAAAAATATAATAAAATAACAATGCAATTAGTTAGGTTATCGTTAGTTGGAAGTTTAAAAGGTGTGGATTTATTTTTAATAATAGAAATTTTAGGAAAAAAAGAAAGCATAATTCGTATCGAAAAATTATTAGAAAAAATTAAATTTTTATAA
- the mnmE gene encoding tRNA uridine-5-carboxymethylaminomethyl(34) synthesis GTPase MnmE, with the protein MFDDATIVAIATPSIGTSAISIIRISGKRSIAIVEDIFHSVKIGKKLGKQSTHTIHLGYINDINKINKNVIDQVMVSIFRSPYSYTGENMIEIYCHGSYYIQERILRLLMDKGMRIAKPGEFTLRAFMNKKLDLTQAEAIADLITSESKISHDISLQQVKGSLNKEIKKLKNNLLNFLSLLELELEFSEEHLLATKHNYKKMNFSLQKIKDKLQVLIESFLLGNAIKKGINVVIIGNPNVGKSTFFNKVIQEDRSIVSSTIGTTRDFIEGTIVSNGILFRFFDTAGIRKSNDSVEILGLKKTVEKIEESSIIFYLFNSSIGKIEQKKLVNYIFRLYKKYPKKIIFVIANKSDIVYFKDFYNMKYKFSYFFEISAKNNIGIKDLIHVLSEIFIKKLKENQVVVTQIRHYEALKNSLREISFALNIFSKNGSEDLISIHIKESLSFLSEITGEVTNEDILNNIFSKFCIGK; encoded by the coding sequence ATGTTCGATGATGCCACCATTGTTGCTATAGCAACTCCTTCTATAGGTACTAGTGCAATTTCTATTATTCGTATTTCTGGAAAAAGATCAATAGCTATTGTTGAAGATATTTTTCATTCTGTAAAAATTGGAAAAAAATTAGGAAAACAATCAACACATACAATTCATTTAGGTTATATAAATGATATTAATAAAATTAATAAAAATGTTATTGATCAAGTAATGGTATCTATTTTTAGATCTCCTTATTCTTATACTGGAGAAAACATGATTGAAATTTATTGTCATGGATCATATTATATACAAGAAAGAATATTACGATTATTGATGGATAAAGGAATGCGTATAGCAAAACCTGGAGAATTTACATTACGTGCTTTTATGAATAAAAAGTTAGATTTAACACAAGCTGAAGCTATTGCAGATTTGATTACTTCAGAAAGTAAAATATCTCATGATATATCTTTACAACAAGTTAAAGGGTCTTTAAATAAAGAAATTAAAAAATTAAAAAATAATTTGTTAAATTTTCTATCTTTATTAGAATTAGAATTAGAATTTTCGGAAGAACATTTACTTGCTACAAAGCATAATTACAAAAAAATGAATTTTTCTCTACAGAAAATAAAAGATAAATTACAAGTTTTAATTGAATCTTTTTTATTAGGAAATGCTATAAAAAAAGGAATTAATGTAGTAATAATTGGAAATCCTAATGTAGGAAAATCAACTTTTTTTAATAAAGTTATTCAAGAAGATAGATCAATAGTTTCCTCTACAATAGGAACAACTAGAGATTTTATAGAAGGAACTATTGTTTCGAATGGAATACTTTTTCGTTTTTTTGATACAGCAGGTATACGGAAATCTAATGATTCCGTTGAAATTTTAGGATTAAAAAAAACAGTAGAAAAAATAGAAGAATCTTCGATAATTTTTTATTTATTTAATTCATCTATTGGAAAAATAGAACAGAAAAAATTGGTGAATTATATTTTTAGATTATACAAGAAATATCCTAAAAAAATTATATTCGTAATAGCTAATAAATCAGATATTGTTTATTTTAAAGATTTTTATAATATGAAATATAAATTTTCCTATTTTTTTGAAATTTCTGCGAAAAATAATATTGGAATTAAGGATTTGATTCATGTATTAAGTGAGATTTTTATTAAAAAATTGAAAGAAAATCAAGTAGTTGTTACACAAATAAGACATTATGAAGCTTTAAAAAATTCTTTAAGAGAAATTTCATTTGCTTTAAATATTTTTAGCAAAAACGGTTCGGAAGATTTAATTTCTATACATATTAAAGAATCGTTATCTTTTTTAAGTGAAATTACTGGTGAAGTAACTAATGAAGATATATTGAATAATATTTTTTCTAAATTTTGTATTGGAAAATAA
- a CDS encoding N5-glutamine methyltransferase family protein, whose product MKKLWELKNNKPIQYVIGKTYFFGIKFFIQENVFIPRPETEELVYWIIKNHINIHKKLQVFDLCTGSGCIGITLKQKIPQIRKIYAIDFSKTAIKNAYKNAILNHVELTFIKLDILNNINLIPKSIIEKNFINIIVSNPPYVKKSHKKFLHPIIQYEPHHALFVPDEDPIIFYKKISLWIINNFIGMVYVYFEINQLYYLEIIFFLKRLGFINIKIKKDFQGLFRMISAEYKGK is encoded by the coding sequence TTGAAAAAATTATGGGAATTAAAAAATAATAAACCCATTCAATATGTGATTGGAAAAACTTATTTTTTTGGAATAAAATTTTTCATTCAAGAAAATGTATTTATTCCTAGACCAGAAACCGAAGAGTTGGTATATTGGATTATTAAAAATCATATTAATATTCATAAAAAATTACAGGTATTTGATTTATGTACAGGTAGTGGATGTATTGGTATAACTTTAAAACAAAAAATACCTCAAATCAGAAAAATTTATGCTATAGATTTTTCTAAAACAGCTATTAAAAATGCCTATAAAAATGCAATATTAAATCATGTAGAACTTACCTTTATAAAATTGGATATTCTAAATAACATAAATTTAATACCTAAATCAATTATAGAAAAAAATTTCATTAATATCATAGTTAGCAATCCACCTTATGTCAAAAAATCTCACAAAAAATTCTTACATCCTATTATTCAATATGAACCACATCATGCTTTATTTGTACCAGATGAAGATCCAATAATATTTTATAAAAAAATTTCATTATGGATTATAAATAATTTTATTGGAATGGTTTACGTTTATTTTGAAATAAACCAATTATATTATTTAGAAATAATTTTTTTCTTAAAAAGATTAGGTTTTATAAATATAAAAATAAAGAAAGATTTTCAAGGTTTATTTAGAATGATTTCTGCAGAATATAAAGGAAAGTAA
- the ligA gene encoding NAD-dependent DNA ligase LigA: MKKIDKKIIQKISILRKEILDYNYKYYNLNFSEVPDFIFDKKLRELINLEKQYPELYDSNSPTIKIGTEVIENSKNYKYKMYSLKNAYSIDDLIDWNKKIKKSLKNFSFICELKYDGVSINLIYKKGILAYAVTRGNGETGENVTNNIRHIKSIPLKLKGEGEKITNYLEIRGEIFIPKKKFIDINKIRLKYGKKLYSNPRNTVSGLIKTKDINKIRKIKLSFVAFQIIGKNFITQYQALEEMKNFGFIIPNTARIFKRLEEVFFFVKKWEKYRYNLPYQIDGIVIKINECKKQLIAGYTNKYPKWAIAYKFKQTPLETKLLNIKYQVGRTGVITPVAQVNPVNISGTTIKKVNFYNNFFIQKKGICHGDIIFLEKGGDIIPIIKEINKSKRLNDTSPIKFLKKCPSCNSLLINKKKLFYCINNNCYSKIIMKFAHFVSVNGMNIKKIGINTIQKLYEKGFLKKIPDLFRLKKSDLTKIIGINEKLAFSIIDNIKKSKINPYHRVLYSLGIRNIGENFSKKLTEYFNDIDSLMNADYKNLISISGIGEKIAKNIILYFSILENRKIIKELMQHGLNFSKQSKKINHYSFLMGKSIVFTGKLPYMTRRRAKNIVESLGGKVYNNLNKDIDFLIVGKNFGSKLKKSFEKIQIQRLTEKEFKKILKKEGSI, translated from the coding sequence ATGAAAAAAATAGATAAAAAAATCATCCAAAAAATTTCAATTTTAAGGAAAGAAATATTGGATTACAACTATAAATATTATAATCTAAATTTTTCTGAAGTCCCTGATTTTATTTTCGATAAAAAATTGAGAGAATTAATAAATTTAGAAAAACAATATCCTGAATTATATGATTCAAATTCTCCTACTATAAAAATAGGTACTGAAGTTATTGAAAATTCAAAAAATTATAAATATAAAATGTATTCTCTTAAAAATGCATATTCTATAGATGATTTGATAGACTGGAATAAAAAAATTAAAAAATCATTAAAAAATTTTTCTTTCATTTGTGAATTAAAATATGATGGAGTATCCATAAACTTAATTTATAAAAAAGGAATTTTAGCATATGCCGTGACTAGAGGTAATGGAGAAACTGGAGAAAATGTTACAAATAATATTAGACATATAAAATCTATTCCTTTAAAATTAAAAGGAGAAGGAGAAAAAATTACTAATTATTTAGAAATAAGAGGCGAAATTTTTATTCCCAAAAAAAAATTTATAGATATAAATAAAATCCGTTTAAAATATGGAAAAAAATTATATTCAAATCCAAGAAATACAGTTAGTGGATTAATTAAAACTAAAGATATCAATAAAATACGTAAAATTAAATTATCATTTGTAGCATTTCAAATCATTGGTAAAAATTTTATCACACAATATCAAGCTTTGGAGGAGATGAAAAATTTTGGTTTTATAATTCCTAATACAGCTAGGATTTTTAAAAGGTTAGAAGAAGTATTTTTTTTTGTAAAAAAATGGGAAAAATATAGATATAATTTACCTTATCAAATAGATGGAATAGTTATTAAAATTAATGAATGTAAAAAACAATTAATAGCAGGATATACTAATAAATATCCCAAATGGGCCATCGCTTATAAATTCAAGCAAACCCCATTAGAAACTAAGTTATTAAATATAAAATATCAAGTGGGGCGTACAGGAGTAATTACTCCTGTAGCACAGGTTAATCCTGTTAATATATCTGGAACTACAATAAAAAAGGTAAATTTTTATAATAATTTTTTTATTCAAAAAAAAGGAATTTGCCATGGAGATATAATTTTTTTAGAAAAAGGAGGGGATATTATCCCAATAATTAAAGAAATAAACAAATCAAAAAGATTAAATGATACATCTCCAATTAAATTTTTAAAAAAATGTCCATCATGCAATAGTTTATTAATCAATAAAAAAAAATTATTTTATTGTATCAATAATAATTGTTATTCTAAAATAATCATGAAATTTGCTCATTTTGTGAGTGTAAATGGTATGAACATAAAAAAAATTGGGATTAATACTATACAAAAACTTTATGAAAAAGGTTTTTTGAAAAAAATACCTGATTTATTTAGATTAAAAAAAAGTGATTTAACAAAAATAATTGGAATAAACGAAAAATTAGCTTTCAGTATAATAGATAATATAAAAAAATCTAAAATAAATCCTTATCATAGAGTATTATATTCTTTAGGAATCCGTAATATTGGTGAAAATTTTTCTAAAAAACTTACTGAATATTTTAATGATATTGACTCTTTGATGAATGCAGATTACAAAAATTTAATTTCTATATCTGGAATAGGAGAAAAAATAGCAAAAAATATTATTCTTTATTTTTCTATTTTAGAAAATAGAAAAATCATTAAAGAACTAATGCAACATGGATTAAATTTTTCTAAACAATCAAAAAAAATAAACCATTATTCTTTTCTAATGGGAAAATCCATTGTTTTTACAGGAAAATTACCTTACATGACTCGTCGTAGAGCAAAAAATATAGTAGAATCATTAGGAGGAAAAGTCTATAATAATCTGAATAAAGATATTGATTTTTTAATAGTTGGAAAAAATTTTGGATCAAAATTAAAAAAAAGTTTTGAAAAAATTCAAATACAAAGATTAACAGAAAAAGAATTTAAAAAAATTCTTAAAAAAGAAGGGAGTATTTGA